In a genomic window of Methylobacter sp. YRD-M1:
- a CDS encoding SDR family NAD(P)-dependent oxidoreductase, with amino-acid sequence MPLTHHVILITGAGGGLGSTAALALAKQGAHIILLDKSIPKLEKTYDAIVAANAPEPIIYPFDLAGANEMDYQELADRIDEKYGSLQGVLHSAVEFTAFSPISVTKTKDWGHTLNVNLNAPFLLSRVLLPVLNKSAHASIVFTSDSSARNAPAFSSAYGVSKVALEGLANILAEELEAFNKIRVNTLVPGPVDSPLRKRAYPAEDKHKLPAMESLAPVYVYLFGAESIGITGQIIDARTFNL; translated from the coding sequence ATGCCGCTAACTCATCACGTCATTCTCATCACCGGTGCAGGCGGCGGCCTGGGGAGCACAGCGGCGCTGGCGCTGGCCAAACAGGGCGCACATATTATCCTGCTCGATAAAAGCATCCCCAAACTGGAAAAAACTTACGATGCCATCGTAGCCGCCAACGCGCCGGAACCTATTATCTATCCTTTCGACCTGGCGGGCGCCAATGAAATGGACTATCAGGAACTGGCCGACAGAATCGACGAAAAATACGGTTCCTTGCAAGGCGTTCTGCATTCAGCCGTGGAATTCACCGCATTCTCGCCTATTTCAGTCACCAAAACCAAGGATTGGGGACATACGTTGAACGTCAACCTGAATGCGCCCTTTCTGCTGAGCCGCGTGTTGCTGCCGGTGCTGAATAAAAGCGCGCATGCCTCGATCGTCTTCACCTCCGATTCATCCGCCCGAAACGCGCCAGCCTTTTCGAGCGCCTATGGCGTGTCTAAGGTAGCGCTGGAAGGACTGGCCAATATCCTGGCCGAAGAGCTTGAAGCCTTCAACAAAATACGCGTCAACACATTGGTGCCCGGCCCTGTTGATTCACCGCTAAGAAAGCGCGCTTATCCGGCGGAAGATAAACACAAGCTGCCCGCCATGGAATCCCTTGCCCCCGTTTATGTCTATTTATTTGGCGCCGAAAGCATTGGCATCACCGGCCAGATTATAGACGCCCGAACCTTTAATCTATAA
- a CDS encoding HAD family hydrolase, translating to MSTDFKLACVLFDLDGTLVDTAPDLIASLNKALTAHGFASVTPEAIRPFISYGGAAMVRESMGADTDQEIQAAVLKSMLDCYQNNIAEHTVFFSGMAETLGIIEALGLKWGVVTNKRKRFTDPLMEALKLTERASCIVSGDTTANSKPHPEPMLEACRQAGVQPQECVFIGDAVHDIAAGKNAQMKTLAALYGYLKPGDMPETWGADALIESPEQIPTWIESFTCR from the coding sequence ATGTCGACTGACTTCAAATTAGCCTGCGTATTATTCGATCTGGACGGCACACTGGTTGACACCGCGCCCGACCTGATCGCCAGCCTGAACAAGGCTTTGACCGCACACGGCTTTGCATCCGTCACGCCCGAAGCTATCCGCCCTTTTATCTCCTATGGCGGCGCAGCCATGGTCAGAGAGAGCATGGGCGCCGATACCGACCAGGAAATTCAGGCCGCTGTTTTAAAGAGCATGCTCGATTGTTACCAAAACAATATTGCCGAACATACGGTATTTTTTTCAGGCATGGCCGAAACACTGGGCATCATCGAGGCGCTGGGATTGAAATGGGGCGTCGTGACCAATAAACGCAAGCGCTTTACCGACCCGCTGATGGAAGCATTAAAGCTGACAGAAAGAGCTTCCTGCATCGTCAGCGGCGATACCACGGCCAACAGCAAGCCGCACCCCGAACCGATGCTGGAAGCCTGCAGGCAGGCCGGCGTTCAGCCGCAGGAATGCGTTTTTATCGGCGATGCCGTTCATGACATTGCGGCAGGAAAAAATGCCCAGATGAAAACCCTGGCCGCGCTGTACGGTTACCTGAAACCGGGCGATATGCCGGAGACCTGGGGCGCCGATGCGCTGATAGAGTCTCCCGAACAAATTCCAACCTGGATAGAGTCATTCACATGCCGCTAA
- the mtnA gene encoding S-methyl-5-thioribose-1-phosphate isomerase, whose amino-acid sequence MTRQSKLAVQALQWTGDALKVLDQRQLPETIVYDEYSDAAGVAEAIASMRVRGAPAIGIAAAYGVVLSVMRHYSAGSDQWRQQVAADIDRLAHSRPTAVNLFWALDQMKAALIQAQSDPLAAALACAEKIHADDIAANHAMGELGADILAGAKGIMTHCNAGALATGGYGTALGVIRSVYRRQPVNVYAGETRPWLQGARLTVWELAQDGIPATLIADSAAAWLMKSGAIDWIVVGADRIAANGDAANKIGTYSLAVLAKQHGVKLMVAAPTSTIDWSIKDGSSIEIEQRNPNELLAPCYIKEASLVSAWNPVFDVTPAELISAIVTEKGVVLNPSEHGVGSLKHADQ is encoded by the coding sequence ATGACAAGACAGAGTAAATTGGCTGTACAAGCCCTGCAATGGACGGGCGATGCTTTAAAAGTATTGGATCAACGACAACTTCCCGAAACAATCGTTTATGACGAATACAGCGATGCCGCCGGCGTGGCGGAAGCCATTGCCTCCATGCGTGTGCGCGGTGCGCCGGCGATCGGCATTGCGGCAGCTTACGGGGTGGTGCTGTCTGTCATGCGGCATTATTCGGCCGGATCGGACCAGTGGCGGCAACAAGTGGCGGCCGATATCGACAGGCTGGCGCATTCCAGGCCGACGGCCGTCAATCTGTTCTGGGCGCTGGATCAGATGAAGGCGGCATTGATTCAGGCACAGAGTGATCCTTTAGCTGCCGCGCTGGCCTGCGCCGAGAAAATCCATGCCGACGATATCGCCGCCAATCACGCCATGGGCGAATTGGGCGCCGATATTCTGGCCGGCGCCAAAGGCATCATGACGCACTGCAATGCCGGCGCGCTGGCGACGGGCGGCTATGGCACGGCGCTGGGGGTTATCCGCAGCGTCTATCGCCGCCAGCCGGTTAATGTTTATGCCGGCGAGACCCGGCCCTGGCTGCAAGGGGCTCGCCTGACCGTCTGGGAATTGGCCCAGGACGGCATACCGGCAACCTTGATCGCCGATTCGGCGGCGGCCTGGCTCATGAAATCCGGCGCGATCGACTGGATAGTCGTCGGTGCTGACCGTATTGCCGCCAATGGTGATGCGGCCAACAAAATCGGCACTTATTCATTGGCTGTGCTGGCCAAGCAGCATGGCGTCAAGCTCATGGTGGCGGCGCCAACGTCGACGATAGACTGGAGCATTAAGGACGGCAGCAGCATAGAGATCGAACAGCGCAATCCAAATGAATTGCTGGCGCCTTGCTACATCAAGGAGGCTTCATTAGTCAGCGCCTGGAATCCTGTATTCGATGTGACGCCGGCTGAACTGATTTCAGCGATCGTGACCGAGAAAGGCGTAGTGTTGAATCCGTCTGAACATGGGGTAGGGAGTCTAAAACATGCAGATCAATAA
- the sufT gene encoding putative Fe-S cluster assembly protein SufT — protein sequence MAERETVVLTRDVNVVTIPDGNAGTLSKGHQVTIHQSLGNNYTVVTEHGHMVRIAGVDADALGKDMHQLHTLVKDTSPEAVEKNCWEVMKTVYDPEIPVNIVDLGLVYSCKVTPAGEGLNDVHVMMTLTAPGCGMGPVIQSDVEKCIRALPGVASVNVEIVLDPPWSREMMSEVAQLQLGLY from the coding sequence ATGGCAGAAAGAGAAACCGTTGTTTTAACCCGCGATGTCAATGTTGTCACTATACCTGACGGCAATGCCGGAACTTTGAGCAAAGGCCATCAGGTTACTATTCACCAGTCTCTCGGCAACAATTACACTGTCGTAACCGAACACGGCCACATGGTTCGCATTGCCGGCGTCGATGCCGATGCGCTGGGCAAGGATATGCATCAACTGCATACCCTGGTCAAGGATACGAGCCCGGAAGCAGTGGAAAAAAACTGCTGGGAAGTCATGAAAACGGTTTACGATCCGGAAATCCCGGTCAACATCGTCGATCTGGGCCTGGTTTACTCCTGCAAGGTCACGCCGGCTGGTGAAGGACTCAACGACGTGCATGTCATGATGACCTTGACAGCGCCCGGCTGCGGCATGGGGCCAGTCATCCAGAGCGATGTGGAAAAATGTATCCGCGCACTGCCCGGCGTCGCCAGTGTCAATGTCGAAATCGTGCTCGATCCGCCCTGGTCGCGCGAAATGATGTCGGAAGTCGCTCAGTTGCAATTAGGCTTGTATTAA
- a CDS encoding bacteriohemerythrin has protein sequence MTLCPWDPKFTTGIDKIDTQHKRLFNLINRLNEAIAMEEAQQVLIRAVDKLVAYIYYHFDAEENFMRQNDYPEPLFLEHRVKHQEFIKKIAKEQLRCAINPKRISMELLIFFMDWLTDHILNVDKQMALTMLEVEQSVGETSACYFIKDTSCSALQESESRFIAFVDHLPAFIWLKDECNRLIYCNKHWQQVTGLTASEYSTDAWLNYIHQDDRNRLLAEYARAFKERSIVQIEYRLIARDETCLHVLETAAPRMFENNEFAGFIGWGMSISRQKQVEAALASSVEQLEETLRKQTQELQRIHEKFNRKKEAQRVLYRKLKETQGHLIQPGKKPR, from the coding sequence ATGACACTCTGCCCTTGGGACCCCAAATTCACTACCGGTATTGATAAGATTGATACACAGCATAAACGGCTGTTCAATCTAATCAACAGGCTGAATGAGGCCATCGCCATGGAAGAAGCGCAACAGGTCCTGATCAGAGCAGTAGATAAACTGGTCGCATATATCTATTATCATTTCGATGCCGAAGAAAACTTCATGCGCCAAAATGACTATCCTGAACCGCTCTTTCTCGAGCATCGGGTAAAACATCAGGAATTTATTAAAAAAATTGCCAAGGAACAACTCCGGTGTGCGATCAACCCGAAAAGAATCTCGATGGAACTGCTCATTTTTTTTATGGATTGGCTCACCGACCATATACTCAATGTCGATAAGCAGATGGCGTTAACAATGCTCGAAGTCGAGCAATCTGTCGGCGAAACCAGCGCATGCTATTTCATCAAGGACACTTCCTGCAGCGCGCTACAGGAAAGCGAAAGCCGATTTATAGCGTTTGTCGACCATCTGCCCGCCTTTATCTGGCTCAAGGATGAATGCAACCGGCTTATTTACTGTAATAAACACTGGCAACAAGTCACTGGTTTAACGGCCAGTGAATATTCAACCGATGCATGGCTGAATTACATTCACCAGGATGACCGTAACCGACTATTGGCCGAATATGCCAGAGCTTTTAAAGAACGCTCAATAGTGCAAATTGAATACCGGTTGATTGCCCGTGACGAGACTTGCCTGCATGTTTTAGAAACCGCTGCTCCCAGAATGTTTGAAAATAACGAGTTTGCCGGCTTTATCGGCTGGGGCATGAGTATTTCCAGGCAAAAACAGGTTGAAGCGGCACTGGCTTCATCTGTGGAACAACTTGAAGAAACTTTAAGAAAACAAACACAGGAATTACAGCGGATCCACGAAAAGTTTAATCGAAAAAAGGAAGCACAACGGGTTTTATACCGGAAATTGAAAGAAACCCAAGGTCACCTGATCCAGCCAGGAAAGAAGCCGCGATAG
- the ubiG gene encoding bifunctional 2-polyprenyl-6-hydroxyphenol methylase/3-demethylubiquinol 3-O-methyltransferase UbiG — protein sequence MTATENVHLHEINKFGSMAERWWDPQGEFKTLHDINPLRLHFIQQYADIAGKRIVDVGCGGGILTEGLARLGADALGIDLSEELIDIADLHGLESGVNTHYQKISAEALAEQQPESFDHVTCMEMLEHVPDPGSIISACARLVKPGGMVFFSTLNRQPKAYLLAIVAAEHVLRMLPKGTHDFKTFIKPSELSQSARSAGLELQGMAGIEYNPLTKRFSLGRDIDVNYLAAFRRPE from the coding sequence ATGACAGCAACAGAAAACGTACATCTGCACGAAATCAACAAATTCGGCTCAATGGCCGAACGCTGGTGGGACCCGCAAGGCGAATTCAAAACCCTGCACGACATTAACCCGTTGCGCCTCCACTTCATCCAGCAGTATGCCGATATCGCCGGCAAACGTATCGTTGACGTCGGCTGCGGCGGCGGCATTTTAACCGAAGGACTCGCCAGACTCGGCGCCGATGCGCTGGGCATCGACCTCAGCGAAGAACTGATCGATATCGCCGACCTGCACGGACTGGAATCCGGCGTCAACACACACTATCAGAAAATCAGCGCCGAAGCGCTGGCGGAGCAACAACCTGAAAGCTTCGACCATGTCACCTGCATGGAAATGCTCGAGCACGTGCCGGATCCCGGCTCTATCATCAGCGCATGCGCCCGGCTCGTCAAGCCCGGCGGCATGGTGTTTTTCTCGACCCTGAACCGGCAGCCGAAAGCCTATCTGCTGGCTATAGTCGCGGCTGAACACGTGCTCAGAATGCTGCCCAAAGGCACGCATGACTTCAAAACCTTCATCAAGCCGTCGGAACTGAGCCAGTCCGCCCGCAGCGCAGGTCTCGAACTGCAAGGCATGGCGGGTATCGAATACAACCCGCTCACCAAGCGTTTCAGCCTTGGCAGGGATATCGATGTCAATTACCTCGCCGCATTCAGACGGCCCGAGTAG
- a CDS encoding inorganic pyrophosphatase, protein MNSKYKAHPWHGISPGDNTPAAVTAFIEIVPTDTVKYEIDKASGYLKIDRPQKFSNAVPTLYGFIPQTYCAEKIAEFAGLKSGKTDIKGDGDPLDICVFSERAITHGDIIVPAIPIGGFRLLDKGEADDKIIAVMEDDEFYGQWRDVSDCPESYINRLKHYFLTYKNLPDEDSVSEIVDIYGRDEAQEVIRKAMEDYKNHFGH, encoded by the coding sequence ATGAACAGCAAATACAAAGCGCATCCCTGGCATGGCATCAGTCCCGGCGATAACACGCCGGCCGCGGTGACAGCATTTATTGAAATTGTGCCGACCGATACGGTCAAGTATGAAATCGACAAGGCCAGCGGTTATCTTAAAATCGACCGGCCGCAGAAGTTTTCCAATGCAGTGCCGACGCTATACGGCTTTATTCCGCAGACTTACTGTGCCGAGAAAATTGCCGAGTTTGCTGGATTGAAATCCGGTAAAACGGATATTAAAGGCGATGGCGATCCATTGGATATTTGCGTATTCAGTGAACGTGCGATAACACATGGCGATATTATTGTGCCGGCTATCCCCATTGGCGGATTTCGCTTGTTGGACAAAGGGGAGGCCGACGACAAGATCATCGCGGTAATGGAAGACGATGAGTTTTATGGGCAATGGCGTGATGTGTCGGATTGCCCCGAATCTTATATCAACCGCTTGAAACATTATTTTCTAACCTATAAAAATCTTCCTGATGAAGACAGCGTCAGCGAGATAGTCGATATTTATGGGCGGGACGAAGCGCAAGAGGTGATCAGAAAGGCCATGGAGGATTATAAAAATCACTTCGGCCATTAA
- the cysZ gene encoding sulfate transporter CysZ has product MQINKKGNNPALAVGYFFRGLGLLASPQLRAFLIIPVLINLVLYSVMLTLGYFYVGSLIEQFIPDWLQWLSWILWPLFFISFFIVGFFTFTILANLIAAPFYGKLAAKTLAIVTGKNGTVAEQPLTKVMAAETKRIGYLVARALPLLLLFIIPGLNVIAPFLWALFGAWAMALEYMAYPLENEGVLFSEQKRLAKEMRLGALSFGGLTMAGLTLPLLNIFVAPAAVIGATIYLHDVKQG; this is encoded by the coding sequence ATGCAGATCAATAAGAAAGGCAATAACCCGGCGCTGGCGGTCGGCTATTTCTTCAGAGGATTAGGATTATTGGCCAGTCCTCAATTGCGCGCCTTCCTGATCATTCCGGTGCTGATCAATCTGGTGCTGTACAGCGTGATGCTGACGTTGGGCTATTTTTATGTCGGCAGCCTGATTGAGCAGTTTATTCCCGACTGGTTGCAATGGTTGAGCTGGATTTTGTGGCCGCTGTTTTTTATCAGCTTTTTTATTGTCGGCTTTTTTACCTTCACGATACTGGCGAATCTGATAGCGGCGCCGTTCTATGGCAAATTGGCGGCAAAAACGTTGGCTATCGTCACCGGGAAAAACGGCACCGTCGCAGAACAGCCTTTGACAAAAGTCATGGCTGCAGAAACCAAGAGGATCGGGTATCTCGTCGCTCGGGCTTTGCCGTTACTGCTGTTGTTTATCATTCCCGGCCTCAATGTGATCGCGCCATTCCTGTGGGCCTTGTTCGGCGCCTGGGCCATGGCACTCGAATACATGGCTTACCCGCTTGAAAACGAAGGCGTGCTGTTTTCGGAACAGAAACGGCTGGCTAAAGAAATGCGTTTGGGCGCCTTGAGCTTCGGCGGATTGACCATGGCGGGGCTGACATTGCCGTTATTGAACATTTTCGTGGCGCCGGCTGCCGTCATTGGTGCAACTATTTATCTTCATGATGTCAAACAGGGTTAA
- a CDS encoding TRZ/ATZ family hydrolase, which translates to MIVDTVIHARWIIPVEPESVTTAPSVYENHALVVDGGRIIDLLPSDIARQKYQGTTTENLESHALLPGFVNSHTHAAMTLLRGIADDLHLMDWLQNHIWPLEQKWMSEAFVRDGTDLAIAEMILGGTTCFNDMYFFPEITAQQALHHGIRASVGLIVIDFPSVWAENSEAYIEKGLALHDQLSHHPLISTPFAPHAPYTVSDEPLSKVRTFADELELPVHMHVHETLHEVEQAQQATGQRPLQRLHELGLLSPSFIAVHMTQLTDDEIKLIAETGAHIVHCPESNLKLASGFSPVAKCLAAGINVALGTDGAASNNDLDMLGEMRTAALLGKAVAGDASAIPAMTALRMATINGAKALGLDQEIGSLSIGKSADVIAVDLSQLETQPLYCPVSQIVYAASRQQITDVWVAGKRLLKQRNLTTINITDLKLKLDEWRQCLSA; encoded by the coding sequence ATGATAGTTGATACAGTGATCCACGCGCGCTGGATTATACCCGTTGAACCGGAATCCGTAACTACGGCGCCCTCTGTCTATGAAAACCATGCCCTGGTTGTCGATGGCGGCCGGATTATCGATCTGCTGCCGTCGGATATAGCCCGGCAAAAGTACCAAGGTACGACAACAGAAAACCTGGAAAGTCACGCCTTGCTGCCCGGTTTTGTCAACAGCCATACGCATGCCGCCATGACACTGCTGCGCGGCATCGCCGACGACCTGCATCTGATGGACTGGCTGCAAAATCATATCTGGCCTCTGGAACAGAAATGGATGAGCGAAGCGTTTGTGCGCGACGGCACCGATCTGGCCATTGCCGAGATGATCCTGGGCGGCACGACCTGTTTCAATGACATGTATTTCTTTCCTGAAATTACAGCGCAACAGGCTCTGCATCATGGCATACGCGCCAGCGTCGGCCTGATCGTGATCGATTTTCCGTCAGTCTGGGCCGAAAACAGCGAAGCCTATATCGAAAAAGGCTTGGCCCTGCACGATCAACTCAGCCATCACCCGCTGATCTCGACGCCGTTCGCTCCGCATGCACCGTATACGGTCTCGGATGAGCCATTGAGCAAAGTCAGAACGTTTGCCGACGAACTGGAACTGCCCGTGCATATGCATGTGCACGAAACCCTGCACGAAGTCGAACAGGCTCAACAAGCAACCGGACAGCGCCCGTTGCAGCGATTGCATGAACTGGGCCTGCTCAGTCCGTCATTCATAGCCGTCCATATGACCCAACTGACCGACGACGAAATCAAACTGATTGCCGAAACCGGCGCGCATATCGTGCACTGCCCCGAATCGAACCTGAAACTGGCCAGCGGCTTCAGCCCGGTCGCCAAATGTCTGGCGGCGGGCATCAATGTCGCCTTGGGCACCGACGGCGCGGCCAGCAACAATGACCTGGACATGCTCGGCGAGATGCGCACCGCCGCACTGCTCGGCAAAGCCGTTGCCGGCGACGCCAGCGCCATCCCGGCCATGACCGCTTTGCGCATGGCCACCATCAACGGCGCCAAAGCGCTGGGCCTGGATCAGGAAATCGGCTCGCTCAGTATCGGTAAATCCGCCGATGTGATCGCCGTCGATCTGTCGCAACTGGAAACCCAGCCCCTGTATTGTCCGGTTTCACAGATCGTCTATGCCGCCAGCCGCCAACAAATTACCGACGTCTGGGTAGCGGGCAAACGCCTGTTAAAACAGCGCAATCTGACCACGATCAATATAACGGATTTAAAACTGAAGCTCGACGAATGGCGGCAATGCTTGTCGGCATGA